GGACCCAGCGGGCATTGGCGCGGACCGCTTCGGCCGGGCTCAGCTCAGGAACCGGGGTCATCGGCGGGACCTCAATGGAGTGGTCGTGCTCCAGGACGCCGAGGAAGCGCTTGGCCATGTTCGCGTGGCCGGCGGGGGACATATGCATCCGGTCCGTCGCCCACATTCCCCAGTCGTAATACTCGCTGAAGCGCCAGTAATCCACCAGGAGGGCACCGTGGTCCCCGGCGATTCCGCGGACCAGTTCGTTGTAGATGGCGGTGCGGCCGCGGGTGGTGCCGAAGATCTTTGAGCCGCGGGAATCGAACCCGGTGAACATCACCACTGTCGCTCCGGTCGCCGTGAGCTTGCGGATACCGGCGTCGTAGTCGACCAGCAGGTTGTCGATATCGACCTTGGGCCGGAAGATGTCATTGGCGCCGGCGTAAATGCTCACAAGGGTGGGCTTGAGTGCCACGGCGGCGTCGATTTGTTCGGTCATGATCCCGCGGAGCTTCCGGCCACGGATGGCGAGGTTCGCGTACCCGAAGCCCGGATCTGCGGCGCCGAGCTGCTCGGCCACCCTGTCTGCCCAGCCCCGGACGCCGTTGGGACGGCCGGGGTCCTCGTCACCGACGCCCTCCGTGAAGGAGTCGCCAAGGGCTACGTAGCGGTGCGTAAGATCCATGGATCCAGTCTGCCAGCAGTTGCCCCAAGCAAACAAAGCCGGGACTACGCCGGCCGAAGAAGCCGTTATTCGCGGATCCGGACAGCCGATTCGCGCAGGTACTGCTCGACCCGGGTGTAAGCGTCGCGGGTCAAGGCTTTCCAGAGGGCGATCGCCAGGCGCGGGTCGGCGGATTCCAGCTCGGCGATCGCTTCCGCGCTGAGCACCATCACGGTCACCGGCCCGACCGCGCGGACAGTGGTTTCCTGCCGGTTGCCGCTGCCCAGCGCCAGTTCGCCGAAGGTCATGCCGGCGCTGAGGGTATTGAGTTTGACCCGCTCCGCCGTGGGCCCCGGAGACGTGCTGCTGACCCGTCCGGAAGTGATGAAGTAGACCCCGCCGAAGCGCAGTCCAACGCGGCGAATCACGTCACCGTCTTCGAAGGCTTTCGGCGTCATTAGGGCTTCCAGCGCCGCGGCGTCCGCCTCGTCCAGCGGGGCCAAAGCCGGCGATGCGGTGACCGGAACGTGGTCCGGCAGCAGCAGGTGGCTTCCGTGTCGCTCGAGCAGGCGGTTTTCGGAGTATTCGACGGCGGCGCTTCGGGTCGCGAAAGACGGCAACAGTTGCTGGTCCAATGGCCCCAGAGCCTCGGCGAGGGAGCCGTCTGACTCGATCAGTACCAGTTCCCGGCCGGCGTCGGCCATCCCTTGCCGGATCCTGGCCAGCATCCGAACGGCGACCTCGCTGATCTGGTCGGTGCGGCGGACATCCAGAACCACCAGGTCCACCTCGTCCGGCAGGCTGCTGAGCTCCCGGGCTGTGGACTCAGTTCCGGCAAAAAGAAGGTCGCCGTTGACTTCGATCACACGCGCGCGGTAGCCGTGCTCCCGGAGGACGTCGGCAGCCTCGTCGTTTCGGCGGATGCCCGAGGGCGTTTCGGTCACGTCGTACGCGGCGAGGATGGCTGACCGGCCCGTTCGGGCCGCTCGGACAAAATGCAGTTCCATGTCCCGGGAGAGGCGCTGGGCGGTGGCCAGGCCCCGGACGCTGCTGCCATGCTCATCCAGCGGCGGCGAGTAGACCGCGAGACCCACCTGACCTGGAAGCACTGCGATGATCCCGCCGGCCACCCCGCTCTTTCCCGGCATCCCCACGCTGCTGATCCACGCGCCGGCGTCGTCGTACATGCCGGAGGTCATCATGACCGACAGCACGCGTTCCACCGGGCCGATCTCCAGCACCTGCTTTCCGCTGAGCGGGTTCCGGCCGCCGTTGGCGAGCGTGGCGGCCATGATCGAGAGATCGAAGCAGTTCACCAGGACGGAGCACTGGCGGAAATAGTCTTCCAGCACGGGCGCCGGGTCATCCTCAATAATGTTGAAGGAGCGCAACAGGTACGCAAGGGCCGTGTTCCGGTGGCCGTGCTTGAGCTCGGATTCGAAGACCTTTTCGCTGACCGAGAGCGGGCGGCCGGCGAAGGCGGAGTAGGTGCTCAGGATCCGCTTGAAACCGGATTGCCCGCCAGAGCCCCTGATCAGCGACGTGGCGGTGAGGGCGCCGGCATTGATCATGGCGTTGGCTGGCCGGCCCGTCCCCTCGGCGAGGGAGATCTCATTGAACGAGTCGCCAGAAGGCTCCACGTCCACTTTGGCGTCCACAGCCTCGTTGCCGAGGTCTTCCAGCGCCAGGCCGTAGGTGAAGGGCTTGGAGATGGACTGGATGGTGAATTCCTCGCGGGTGTCCCCAATTTCGTACACCGTGCCGTCCACTGTGGCGAGGGCAATGCCGAAGTTGTCCGGGTCCACGTTGGCCATGGCGGGAATGGTGCTGTAGGGCTTGCCGTCCTTGAGCAGCGCGATCTCGGCGTGGATCTGGCGTAAGTAGCTGTCGACAGGCGATTCCATAAGGCCAACTTTAGGTGTTGCGGGGGTCCCCGGCTTGCTTCCCCTCACGCAGGATCCAGTGGTGCCGGTCCAGGCCGCCGACGATCTTCTCGCCGATCCGTGCGAGGTCGGCAACGTCTTCCTCGGTCAGGGCGTCCAGGAACAGCGAACGGACGGCTTGGACATGCGCCGGAGCGAGCTCTTGGATGGTACCCATTCCTGCCTCAGTGAGATGCGCAGTCGTCACCCGGGCGTCACCGGGGTGTGGACGGCGCTCCACCCAGCCACGGCTTTGCAGTTTGGTGACCACATGCGAGAGCCGCGACAGTGATGCGCTGGTGCGCGCGGCGAGTTCACTCATGGGAAGAAACCGGCCGTCAGCCTCGGAGAGCATCGCGAGGACGTGGTAGTCAAAGAGGGAAATCTTGCGCGCGTGGTGAAGCTGCGTGTCCAAGGCTGCCGGAAGCAGTGTGTTGATGCTCACTTGGGCCAGCCAGGCCCGTCGTTCGTCGGCATTCAGCCAGCGCGGTTCAGTCATGGATACAGTGTAGGAGCAAGGAAGCTTGACGGTTCAACTTCGTAGGATTCCGGGCCGGCAGGATCACGCTTCGGCGCGCACACGAGACGGTAGGCTGACGCTATGTATGTAGTCTCGCTGACCTATAAGGTCCCCGAAGAGATCGTTGACTTCCATCTTCCGGCGCACGTTATGTGGCTGCAGGATGCCTTCGACGAGGGCATTTTCCTGGTCGCGGGGCGGAAGATTCCGCGCACGGGCGCCCTGTTGCTCTCCGCTGCGGACCGCGGCGCCCTCGATGCCTCGCTGGCGAGGGACCCGTTCTACGTCAACGGAGTCGCTGAATTCGACGTCGAGGAGTTCCACGCCAGCCGGGTGGCGCCGGGCTACGAGAACCTGCTGGACAGCTGACACCCGCGGCCCGGCCAAGGACGGTCGTTCAGCCCCCGGGGATCTTGGCGGTCAGCTTTTTCAGGCCGGCCTTTGGCGGGACCCTCACCGGCGCAGGCCAGCGCGGCCTGAGTTCATCGCCGAGCGTGACTCCCCGCAGTTTGCGCCTGAACAGCGGCAGGACCCAGTCATGGACCCAGCGGCGCTGGCGGCGTTCCCAGTCCCGGAGACCGAGCTTCGCCGGCGGAGCCCACTCCTTGGGCTTGACCTGGTGCGGAACTCCAAGGTGGTCCAGGACCTGGCCGGCGAGGTACTTGTGGCCCGCCTTGGACATGTGCAGCCGGTCTGAATCCCACATCCGCGGATCGTAAAACGCCTCAAAGCACCAGTAATCGACCAAAACGGCCTCGTATCGCGCCGCCACCTCGCGGACCCGCTGGTTATAGACCGCGTTGCGCCTCTTGAACGGTTCCAGCAGGGCCGAGACGCGAACATCGAAACCGGTGAACAGCACCACAGTGGCCCCGCTGGCTGCCAGTTTGGCGACCAGGAACTCGTAGTCCTTCATCAGTGCGTTGATATCCGTTCCGATATCCAGCACGTCGTTCCCGCCGCCGTACAAGGTAATCAGCGTCGGTTCCATGCCAAGCGCGGCGTCCAGCTGCTCCGTGATGATGTGCCGCAGCCTTTTGCTGCGGATGGCAAGGTTGGCGTACTCCCACCCCGGATCCGCCCTGGCCAGCTGCTCCGCCACCCGGTCCGCCCAGCCGCGAACCCCGTTGGGCAGCCGGGGGTTATAGTCCCCTACCCCCTCGGTGAAGGA
This genomic window from Arthrobacter sp. EM1 contains:
- a CDS encoding YciI family protein, with the protein product MYVVSLTYKVPEEIVDFHLPAHVMWLQDAFDEGIFLVAGRKIPRTGALLLSAADRGALDASLARDPFYVNGVAEFDVEEFHASRVAPGYENLLDS
- a CDS encoding SGNH/GDSL hydrolase family protein, with protein sequence MAENLLSPDAGGRRVYVALGDSFTEGVGDYNPRLPNGVRGWADRVAEQLARADPGWEYANLAIRSKRLRHIITEQLDAALGMEPTLITLYGGGNDVLDIGTDINALMKDYEFLVAKLAASGATVVLFTGFDVRVSALLEPFKRRNAVYNQRVREVAARYEAVLVDYWCFEAFYDPRMWDSDRLHMSKAGHKYLAGQVLDHLGVPHQVKPKEWAPPAKLGLRDWERRQRRWVHDWVLPLFRRKLRGVTLGDELRPRWPAPVRVPPKAGLKKLTAKIPGG
- a CDS encoding SGNH/GDSL hydrolase family protein yields the protein MDLTHRYVALGDSFTEGVGDEDPGRPNGVRGWADRVAEQLGAADPGFGYANLAIRGRKLRGIMTEQIDAAVALKPTLVSIYAGANDIFRPKVDIDNLLVDYDAGIRKLTATGATVVMFTGFDSRGSKIFGTTRGRTAIYNELVRGIAGDHGALLVDYWRFSEYYDWGMWATDRMHMSPAGHANMAKRFLGVLEHDHSIEVPPMTPVPELSPAEAVRANARWVREFAGPWVVRRITGRSSGDGLAPRYPQLTHL
- the glsA gene encoding glutaminase A is translated as MESPVDSYLRQIHAEIALLKDGKPYSTIPAMANVDPDNFGIALATVDGTVYEIGDTREEFTIQSISKPFTYGLALEDLGNEAVDAKVDVEPSGDSFNEISLAEGTGRPANAMINAGALTATSLIRGSGGQSGFKRILSTYSAFAGRPLSVSEKVFESELKHGHRNTALAYLLRSFNIIEDDPAPVLEDYFRQCSVLVNCFDLSIMAATLANGGRNPLSGKQVLEIGPVERVLSVMMTSGMYDDAGAWISSVGMPGKSGVAGGIIAVLPGQVGLAVYSPPLDEHGSSVRGLATAQRLSRDMELHFVRAARTGRSAILAAYDVTETPSGIRRNDEAADVLREHGYRARVIEVNGDLLFAGTESTARELSSLPDEVDLVVLDVRRTDQISEVAVRMLARIRQGMADAGRELVLIESDGSLAEALGPLDQQLLPSFATRSAAVEYSENRLLERHGSHLLLPDHVPVTASPALAPLDEADAAALEALMTPKAFEDGDVIRRVGLRFGGVYFITSGRVSSTSPGPTAERVKLNTLSAGMTFGELALGSGNRQETTVRAVGPVTVMVLSAEAIAELESADPRLAIALWKALTRDAYTRVEQYLRESAVRIRE
- a CDS encoding MarR family transcriptional regulator encodes the protein MTEPRWLNADERRAWLAQVSINTLLPAALDTQLHHARKISLFDYHVLAMLSEADGRFLPMSELAARTSASLSRLSHVVTKLQSRGWVERRPHPGDARVTTAHLTEAGMGTIQELAPAHVQAVRSLFLDALTEEDVADLARIGEKIVGGLDRHHWILREGKQAGDPRNT